A stretch of Chionomys nivalis chromosome 2, mChiNiv1.1, whole genome shotgun sequence DNA encodes these proteins:
- the Tbp gene encoding TATA-box-binding protein isoform X2: MDQNNSLPPYAQGLASPQGAMTPGIPIFSPMMPYGTGLTPQPIQNTNSLSILEEQQRQQQQQQQQQQQQQAVATAAASVQQSASQQPTQGASGQTPQIFHSQTLTTAPLPGTTPLYPSPMTPMTPITPATPASESSGIIPQLQNIVSTVNLGCKLDLKTIALRARNAEYNPKRFAAVIMRIREPRTTALIFSSGKMVCTGAKSYEPELFPGLIYRMIKPRIVLLIFVSGKVVLTGAKVRAEIYEAFENIYPILKGFRKTT; the protein is encoded by the exons ATGGACCAGAACAACAGCCTTCCTCCTTATGCTCAGGGCTTGGCCTCCCCACAG GGAGCCATGACTCCTGGAATCCCTATCTTTAGTCCAATGATGCCTTATGGCACAGGACTTACTCCACAGCCTATTCAGAACACCAATAGTCTGTCCattttggaagagcaacaaagacagcagcagcaacagcagcaacagcagcagcagcagcaggcagtaGCAACTGCAGCAGCCTCAGTTCAGCAATCAGCATCTCAGCAGCCCACACAGGGTGCCTCAGGCCAGACTCCACAGATCTTCCATTCCCAGACTCTGACCACTGCACCCTTGCCAGGCACCACCCCCTTGTATCCTTCACCAATGACCCCTATGACCCCGATCACTCCTGCCACACCAGCCTCTGAGAGCTCTGGGATCATACCACAGTTGCA aAATATTGTATCCACGGTGAATCTTGGATGTAAACTTGACCTAAAGACCATTGCACTTCGTGCCAGAAATGCTGAATATAATCCCAAG CGGTTTGCTGCTGTCATCATGAGAATAAGAGAGCCACGAACAACTGCGCTGATTTTCAGCTCTGGAAAAATGGTGTGCACCGGAGCCAAGAG CTATGAGCCAGAATTATTTCCTGGATTAATCTATAGAATGATCAAACCAAGAATTGTTctccttatttttgtttctggaaAAGTTGTATTAACAG GTGCTAAAGTTAGAGCAGAAATTTATGAAGCATTTGAAAACATCTACCCCATCTTAAAGGGATTCCGGAAGACCACATAG
- the Tbp gene encoding TATA-box-binding protein isoform X1, with product MDQNNSLPPYAQGLASPQGAMTPGIPIFSPMMPYGTGLTPQPIQNTNSLSILEEQQRQQQQQQQQQQQQQAVATAAASVQQSASQQPTQGASGQTPQIFHSQTLTTAPLPGTTPLYPSPMTPMTPITPATPASESSGIIPQLQNIVSTVNLGCKLDLKTIALRARNAEYNPKRFAAVIMRIREPRTTALIFSSGKMVCTGAKSEEQSRLAARKYARVVQKLGFPAKFLDFKIQNMVGSCDVKFPIRLEGLVLTHQQFSSYEPELFPGLIYRMIKPRIVLLIFVSGKVVLTGAKVRAEIYEAFENIYPILKGFRKTT from the exons ATGGACCAGAACAACAGCCTTCCTCCTTATGCTCAGGGCTTGGCCTCCCCACAG GGAGCCATGACTCCTGGAATCCCTATCTTTAGTCCAATGATGCCTTATGGCACAGGACTTACTCCACAGCCTATTCAGAACACCAATAGTCTGTCCattttggaagagcaacaaagacagcagcagcaacagcagcaacagcagcagcagcagcaggcagtaGCAACTGCAGCAGCCTCAGTTCAGCAATCAGCATCTCAGCAGCCCACACAGGGTGCCTCAGGCCAGACTCCACAGATCTTCCATTCCCAGACTCTGACCACTGCACCCTTGCCAGGCACCACCCCCTTGTATCCTTCACCAATGACCCCTATGACCCCGATCACTCCTGCCACACCAGCCTCTGAGAGCTCTGGGATCATACCACAGTTGCA aAATATTGTATCCACGGTGAATCTTGGATGTAAACTTGACCTAAAGACCATTGCACTTCGTGCCAGAAATGCTGAATATAATCCCAAG CGGTTTGCTGCTGTCATCATGAGAATAAGAGAGCCACGAACAACTGCGCTGATTTTCAGCTCTGGAAAAATGGTGTGCACCGGAGCCAAGAG TGAAGAACAATCCAGATTAGCAGCGAGAAAATATGCTAGAGTTGTGCAGAAGTTGGGGTTCCCAGCTAAGTTCTTAGACTTCAAGATCCAAAACATGGTGGGAAGCTGTGATGTGAAGTTCCCCATAAGGCTGGAAGGCCTTGTGCTGACCCACCAGCAGTTCAGTAG CTATGAGCCAGAATTATTTCCTGGATTAATCTATAGAATGATCAAACCAAGAATTGTTctccttatttttgtttctggaaAAGTTGTATTAACAG GTGCTAAAGTTAGAGCAGAAATTTATGAAGCATTTGAAAACATCTACCCCATCTTAAAGGGATTCCGGAAGACCACATAG